A segment of the Vigna radiata var. radiata cultivar VC1973A unplaced genomic scaffold, Vradiata_ver6 scaffold_1544, whole genome shotgun sequence genome:
TAATGGAAATTACCTAGGAATCCAATTTTTGGTTAACTCAGATTCCTTTCTAAATCTGGATAAGATCTTTGGACAAATGCTTCCAGTAAATGATGCTATGCTTGACCTGTTCTTGGCCCATNTTTGCATGAGGTAAAGANGTATCTCCTCCAGCAAAGTAATAATGGGTTTACTCCTGGTAGAAAGGAGGACACTATTGAAGCCTTCAGTCATATTGTTTACTAAGGTGTCACATTTAGGTCTTTCAATGAACCTTGATCTTGACCAATGCCTACAACAAATAATAGAAACGTTATtaacatgaaataaataagGTATTATGTTGCACTTTTTAGGACTAACCTTGGANGGATGACAATCAAATGCTTATAAGCATCTTCATTCAGTGCTCTTATGTTTCTCATTTCCATCTCCCAGGTTTGTGGATGTGTGGCTGAAGCTGCCCTCCACATTAAACGCTTCAGGTTTTTACCANGAAATTTCTTCCTGAAGTTGGAATACATATGCCTCACACAAAACCTTTGGTCCACTTTAGGAAGCAATTCATCTAGTGCTTGAAGTAGACCCTGCAATACAATATACAAGTAAATGAATACAACCAACCAATTAAAGACCNTAAAGTTAGAAagttaaattacaaaataatgattAGAATTACCTTCTGCTGGTCTGACATGAAGGTGAATGAAGCACAAATTGTTNGCCCTCCAAGGTCATCTATTAATAGTTCCAAGAACCACCTCCATGACTCCTTGTTCTCAACTTCAACAACACAATACGCAATTGGCAACATTTGATCATTCCCATCTCGACCCACAGCTGTTAACAACTCACCACCGTACTTACCTTTCAGAAATGCTCCATCTAAACCAATAATAGGCCTGCATGANTTAAAACTATCTTTGCAAGCCTTTAAACATACATAGAATCTCTTGAAAACAACTTCACCCCCCACATCATCAACCTTTAGTTTCACTGTTGAGCCTGGATTTTTGGCCAGCAACTCATGGGCATAGTCATATAACCTTTTATANTGTTCTTTGAAGGAGCCATCAATTTGCTCTCTTGCTCGGTTTTTTGCCCTATAGGCCATACACCTTGAAATACCAACGTTATATTTCCTTTGAACTTTTTCCCTTAT
Coding sequences within it:
- the LOC106779526 gene encoding uncharacterized protein LOC106779526 — translated: MSNECSESVSSESMFDVNVEGVNGRGLSDDEWESEHLVSEAESHEEDTDVEGYGTFTTFVLPKSMVDFKWEVGTYFAEKQDIVEAIKSXALDNGRNVHFVKNDKQRMRFKCVGAKGKCPWRLYCGYMKAVKTWQLRTILDXHTCSREFNLKLIDSKWLSKKIEKSIRDNPTMKGVDIREKVQRKYNVGISRCMAYRAKNRAREQIDGSFKEXYKRLYDYAHELLAKNPGSTVKLKVDDVGGEVVFKRFYVCLKACKDSFXSCRPIIGLDGAFLKGKYGGELLTAVGRDGNDQMLPIAYCVVEVENKESWRWFLELLIDDLGGXTICASFTFMSDQQKGLLQALDELLPKVDQRFCVRHMYSNFRKKFXGKNLKRLMWRAASATHPQTWEMEMRNIRALNEDAYKHLIVIXPRHWSRSRFIERPKCDTLVNNMTEGFNSVLLSTRSKPIITLLEEIXLYLMQXWAKNRSSIASFTGSICPKILSRFRKESELTKNWIP